The Candida dubliniensis CD36 chromosome 2, complete sequence genome contains a region encoding:
- the AnqutE gene encoding 3-dehydroquinate dehydratase, putative: MVKKVLLINGPNLNLLGTREPEKYGTTSLSDIEQAAIEQAKLKKNDSEVLTFQSNTEGFIIDRIHEAKRQGVGFVVINAGAYTHTSVGIRDALLGTAIPFIEVHITNVHQREPFRHQSYLSDKAVAVICGLGVYGYTAAIEYALNY; the protein is encoded by the coding sequence atGGTCAAGAAAGTACTTCTCATCAATGGACCCAATCTTAATTTATTAGGTACCAGGGAGCCTGAAAAATATGGTACCACATCTCTTTCGGATATTGAACAAGCTGCTATTGAACAagcaaaattgaaaaagaatgatTCTGAGGTCTTGACATTTCAAAGCAACACAGAAGGTTTTATAATTGATAGAATACATGAGGCAAAACGCCAGGGGGTTGGTTTTGTTGTGATAAATGCCGGTGCTTATACACATACATCTGTTGGAATAAGAGATGCGTTGTTGGGAACAGCAATCCCATTTATTGAAGTGCACATCACCAATGTTCATCAAAGAGAGCCATTCAGGCATCAAAGTTATTTGAGTGATAAAGCTGTTGCTGTTATATGTGGTTTAGGTGTTTATGGTTACACGGCAGCAATTGAGTATGCGTTAAACTATTAG
- a CDS encoding Deoxyhypusine hydroxylase, putative (Similar to S. cerevisiae LIA1) has translation MSTDEVNIDAASLEELRDILINKTGDTKLANRYRALFNLKSVGSEHSDKEKAHKAIKYIAECFNDESELLKHEVAYVLGQTKDLYAAPFLREVLENDNQQCMVRHEAAEALGALGDKESLPLLEKYFKDDPSLEIRQTCELAIERIHWENSEKAKSEVLEKSLYTSIDPAPPLATNDSTSKVEKLKEILNDQDKPLFERYRAMFRLRDIGTDEACLALASGFDDPSALFKHEIAYVFGQMCNPVTVPSLIKVLKDESQAGMVRHEAAEALGSIATDECLPVLQSFLNDSEPVVRDSAIVALDMYEYENSNELEYATVK, from the coding sequence ATGTCCACAGACGAAGTTAACATCGACGCTGCTTCCTTAGAAGAATTGAGAGATATTCTCATCAATAAAACAGGAGATACCAAATTGGCTAATAGGTACAGAGCTTTATTCAACTTAAAGTCTGTTGGAAGTGAGCATTcagataaagaaaaagctcACAAAGCAATCAAGTACATTGCCGAATGTTTTAACGATGAATCTGAATTATTAAAGCATGAAGTTGCTTACGTTTTGGGCCAAACTAAAGATTTATATGCTGCCCCATTTTTACGTGAAGTGTTGGAAAACGACAACCAGCAATGTATGGTTAGACACGAGGCTGCCGAAGCGCTTGGTGCTCTTGGTGATAAAGAATCTTTACCATTGTTAGAAAAGTATTTTAAGGATGATCCTTCCTTGGAAATTAGACAAACTTGTGAGTTGGCCATTGAGAGAATACACTGGGAAAACTCAGAAAAGGCAAAAAGTGAAGTTTTGGAGAAATCATTGTACACATCGATAGACCCAGCACCACCTTTGGCCACAAATGACTCCACATCTAAAGTAGAAAAGTTGAAGGAAATCTTAAATGACCAAGACAAGCCATTGTTTGAAAGATATAGAGCAATGTTTAGATTGAGAGACATCGGTACTGATGAGGCATGCTTAGCCTTGGCTTCTGGTTTTGATGATCCAAGTGCTTTATTCAAGCATGAAATAGCTTATGTTTTTGGTCAAATGTGTAATCCTGTCACCGTTCCTTCATTAATCAAGGTCCTAAAAGATGAATCACAAGCAGGAATGGTGAGACATGAAGCTGCTGAAGCGTTGGGTTCAATTGCCACTGACGAATGTTTGCCAGTATTGCAATCATTCCTTAATGATTCTGAGCCAGTGGTTAGAGACTCTGCAATTGTTGCATTAGATATGtatgaatatgaaaacTCCAATGAGCTAGAATATGCAACAGTAAAATAA
- a CDS encoding DNA-directed RNA polymerase I, putative (Similar to S. cerevisiae RPA12) has protein sequence MSVVGSLIFCNYCGNLLDSHSSSSDIKCTVCSAAYPKSKFANLKVVTKSSDDAFPSKLKSARSVVKTSLKKDELDEGATIKEKCPKCGNEEMQYHTLQLRSADEGATVFYTCTNCGYRFRTNN, from the coding sequence ATGTCGGTAGTTGGATCTTTAATATTTTGTAACTATTGTGGTAATTTGCTAGATTCTCACAGCTCCTCATCTGATATAAAATGTACTGTCTGCTCAGCAGCTTATcccaaatcaaaatttgcTAATTTAAAAGTCGTGACGAAATCATCAGACGATGCCTTCCCATCCAAATTAAAGCTGGCCAGGTCTGTTGTGAAAACTTCTTTAAAGAAGGATGAGCTAGACGAAGGTGCAacaatcaaagaaaaatgcCCTAAATGTGGGAACGAAGAAATGCAATATCATACTTTACAATTAAGATCTGCAGATGAGGGTGCTACTGTGTTTTACACATGTACCAACTGTGGGTACCGTTTCAGAACTAACAATTAG
- a CDS encoding Subunit of the cytosolic chaperonin Cct ring complex, putative (Similar to S. cerevisiae CCT5), which produces MARAPQGMPDLSNAIVAQDEMGRPFIIVRDQGKKERKHGIEATRSHILAARSVASIVKTSLGPRGLDKILISPDGEITITNDGATILSQMDLENQIAKLLVELSRSQDDEIGDGTTGVVVLASALLDQALELIDKGIHPIKIANGFDEACRIAVEHLNTVADNILIEDKENLLRAAKTSLGSKIVSKAHDHFANMAVDAVLEVADLDRKDVDFELIKMEKKVGGSIEDSSLIKGVLLDKDFSHPQMPKEVRDCKIAILTCPFEPPKPKTKHKLDISTVEEFKVLQEYEQKKFQEMIDAVKQSGANVVACQWGFDDEANHLLLANGLNAIRWIGGSELELLAIATNGRIVPRFEDLTADKLGTAGVIRELEFGTTKDRMLVIEECSNTKAVTCFIRGSNEMIAAEGIRALHDSLCVVRNLVRDSRVVYGGGAAELTCSLAVSEAADRQKGIDQYAFRAFATALDTIPMTLAENSGLDPIETLSALKSKQVNENSSHLGVDCLGKGTNDMKELFVIDPLIGKRQQLLLATQLTRMILKINDVIISGKDEY; this is translated from the coding sequence ATGGCTCGTGCACCACAGGGAATGCCTGATTTAAGTAATGCAATTGTTGCGCAAGATGAAATGGGTAGACCGTTCATTATAGTGAGAGATCAAGgtaaaaaggaaagaaaacaCGGAATTGAAGCAACAAGATCACATATTCTTGCAGCTAGATCAGTGGCATCTATTGTCAAGACATCATTGGGACCTAGAGGTCTTGATAAGATTTTGATAAGTCCAGATGGTGAAATCACTATTACAAATGACGGTGCTACAATTTTATCCCAAATGGATTTGGAAAACCAAATTGCCAAGTTATTAGTCGAGTTATCCAGATCACAAGACGATGAAATTGGAGATGGTACTACTGGAGTTGTGGTATTAGCAAGCGCATTATTGGATCAAGCCTTAGAGTTGATTGATAAAGGTATTCACCCAATCAAGATCGCAAATGGATTCGACGAGGCATGCAGAATTGCCGTTGAACATTTGAACACCGTGGCTGATAATATATTGATAGAGGACAAGGAAAATCTTTTAAGAGCAGCAAAAACATCTCTTGGATCAAAAATAGTTTCCAAAGCCCATGACCATTTTGCCAATATGGCTGTTGATGCTGTTTTGGAAGTTGCTGATTTGGATAGAAAGGATGTCGATTTtgaattaatcaaaatggAAAAGAAAGTCGGTGgttcaattgaagattCCTCGTTGATTAAAGGTGTTTTATTGGATAAAGACTTTTCTCACCCACAAATGCCAAAAGAAGTGAGAGATTGCAAAATTGCTATTTTGACCTGTCCGTTTGAACCGCCCAAACCAAAAACCAAACACAAGTTGGATATTTCCACTGTAGAAGAGTTTAAGGTTTTACAAGAATACGAACAGAAAAAGTTCCAAGAAATGATAGATGCAGTGAAGCAATCAGGAGCAAATGTTGTTGCCTGTCAATGGGGTTTCGACGACGAAGCCAACCACTTGCTTTTAGCCAACGGATTAAACGCCATAAGATGGATTGGTGGCTCAGAACTAGAATTATTGGCTATTGCTACAAATGGTCGTATTGTTCCTCGTTTTGAGGATTTAACCGCTGATAAGTTAGGTACCGCTGGTGTCATTAGGGAGTTGGAGTTTGGAACCACCAAGGACCGTATGTTGGTTATTGAAGAATGCTCAAATACAAAAGCTGTGACTTGTTTTATTAGAGGATCAAATGAAATGATTGCTGCTGAAGGTATTAGAGCATTACACGATTCTCTTTGTGTTGTGCGTAACTTGGTGAGAGATAGCAGAGTTGTTTACGGTGGTGGGGCTGCCGAGTTGACATGTTCATTGGCAGTTTCTGAGGCTGCGGACAGACAAAAGGGTATTGATCAGTATGCGTTCAGAGCGTTTGCAACAGCCTTAGATACGATTCCCATGACATTGGCCGAGAATTCCGGTTTAGATCCAATTGAAACTTTATCAGCTTTGAAATCCAAGCAGGTTAACGAGAACTCGTCACATTTAGGTGTTGACTGCCTTGGTAAGGGAACTAATGATATGAAGGAATTATTCGTCATTGATCCATTGATCGGAAAGAGACAACAATTGTTATTGGCCACCCAATTAACGAgaatgattttaaaaataaatgatgTTATCATTAGCGGAAAGGATGAGTATTag
- a CDS encoding actin-related protein, putative (Similar to S. cerevisiae ARP3) has protein sequence MSMNTPAVVMDNGTGLTKLGFAGNDSPSFVFPTAIATSSASSKAGKGPRGSSLASKRGLEDLDFYIGDEALEAASGSQYGLHYPIKHGQIEDWDQMERFWESSIFKYLRCEPEDHYFLLTEPPLNPPENRESTAEIMFESFNCAGLYIAVQAVLALAASWTSPKVQDRSLSGTVIDSGDGVTHVIPVAEGYVIGAAIKNIPLAGRDITLFIQQLLRDRGEPDTSLQTAEKIKQEFCYVCPDIVQEFSRFDQYPQEKFAQYIVEYTDKNKRNTVDVGYERFLAPEIFFNPEICSSDFLTPLPTVVDQVIQASPIDVRKKLYKNIVLSGGSTMFKDFGKRLQRDLKSIVSERIQLSERLSGSQSTGVDVQVISHKKQRNAVWFGGSLLAQTSEFKSYCYTKSDYDEYGPSIVRNFSLFSVP, from the coding sequence ATGAGTATGAACACACCTGCAGTTGTCATGGACAACGGTACTGGCTTGACAAAATTAGGATTCGCCGGAAACGATTCTCCTTCGTTTGTTTTCCCAACAGCAATTGCAACCTCATCTGCATCATCTAAAGCAGGAAAGGGGCCTCGCGGTTCGAGCTTGGCATCAAAAAGAGGTTTAGAGGATTTGGACTTTTATATTGGTGACGAGGCATTAGAAGCAGCAAGTGGCTCCCAATATGGCTTGCATTATCCAATCAAACATGGACAAATTGAAGATTGGGACCAAATGGAACGGTTTTGGGAAAGCTCTATTTTCAAGTATTTGAGATGTGAACCAGAagatcattattttttgttaacTGAACCTCCTTTGAACCCTCCTGAAAATCGTGAAAGCACTGCCGAAATTATGTTTGAGTCTTTCAATTGTGCTGGGTTATACATTGCCGTGCAAGCAGTTTTAGCATTGGCTGCTTCGTGGACTTCACCAAAGGTTCAAGATAGATCTTTAAGTGGTACCGTTATCGATTCTGGTGATGGGGTGACCCACGTTATCCCTGTTGCCGAAGGGTATGTGATTGGTGCCGCCATTAAGAACATTCCACTCGCAGGTAGAGATATCACTTTGTTCATCCAACAATTGCTAAGAGATCGTGGTGAACCTGACACAAGTTTGCAAACTGCAGAAAAGATAAAACAAGAGTTTTGTTATGTCTGTCCGGATATTGTTCAAGAGTTTAGCAGATTCGATCAGTATCCACAGGAAAAATTTGCTCAATACATAGTTGAGTACACAGATAAGAACAAGAGAAATACCGTTGATGTTGGATATGAAAGATTTTTGGCCCCAGAGATATTTTTTAACCCGGAAATCTGTTCGTCTGATTTCTTGACTCCATTACCTACCGTTGTCGACCAAGTGATTCAAGCATCACCAATAGATGTTCGTAAAAAGTTGTACAAGAATATTGTCTTGTCTGGAGGATCAACTATGTTCAAGGATTTTGGTAAGAGATTACAGAGAGATTTGAAGAGCATAGTCTCTGAGAGAATCCAACTTAGTGAAAGGTTAAGTGGGCTGCAAAGTACTGGTGTTGATGTTCAAGTTATCTCTcacaaaaaacaaagaaacgCAGTTTGGTTTGGTGGGTCTCTTTTAGCACAAACATCGGAATTTAAGAGTTATTGCTACACGAAAAGTGACTACGACGAATACGGACCAAGTATTGTTAGaaacttttctttattttcagTACCTTAA